The nucleotide window GAGGTTAAGAAAGAGGAGAATAATAGTGAGAATACCCAAAAGATGCCTAATAAATGTGAAAATAGATTCCCAAATTCGGGTCTTTGTAGGATAGGAGATAGCAAAGAGTTCAAAGAGATTTGTAAAACTTTTGGTGGGACTTCTGATAGCAATAATGGTTCAGATATTAAAAAGAAAGGTTTAACTTTTGATGAGTATCAAGATGAGAAGTGGTGGCGTATAAGGAAGCATTTAAAGGCGATGAGGGAAGTTGGCATTCCGATAGCAAAAGACCTTGTTGATAAGTATCGTCTTAATGAGGTTTTAGAAGGTGATGAGAATTGACATAAGATATAAAATAGTTAAAATTAAAGTGGATACGGCAAATGATTTAAAAAGGAGGTTAAAAATGAAAGTAAATAACTTAAAATTTTTACTTTTATTTTTGCTTTTAACTTTTCTTTCTCTTATTCCTAATCTTTTATTCTCGCAGGTTGATACTGCTTGGGTAAGAAGGTATGATGGAGAAAATGATTTGGATTGGGCTACTGCCATTTTTGTTGATAACAATGGCAATGTCTATGTCACTGGTTGTAGTTGTGATACTCTTACTGATTTGGATTATACGACCTTGAAGTATGATTCAAATGGCAACTTATTATGGGAAAGGAGGTATAATGGTCCAGGAAATGGTGAAGATGTGCCTTATGTTCTTTTCGTTGATAATCAAGGTAATGTCTATGTTACTGGCCGTAGTGATGGTTCTGGCACTTATTATGATTATGCTACTTTGAAATATGATGCGAATGGTAACTTATTATGGGAAAGAAGGTATAATGGTCCAGAAAATAGTTGGGATTGTGCTACTTCCCTTTTTGTTGATAATTATGGCAATGTTTATGTTACTGGTTTTAGTTTTAGTTCTGGCACTTATGAGGATTATGTTACTTTAAAGTATGATGTGAATGGCAACTTATTATGGGAAAGGAGGTATAATGGTCCAGGAAATGGTTATGACGAGGCTAACGCTCTTTTTGTTGATAATTATGGCAATGTCTATGTTACTGGTTTTAGTTATGGTTCTGGTACTTGGTATGACTATGCTACCTTAAAGTATGATGCAAATGGTAACTTATTATGGGAAAGAAGGTATGATACTCCAAGAAATGGTGATGATGGTGCTACTTCTCTTTTTGTTGATAATTTTGGCAATGTCTATGTAACTGGTTATAGTTTAGGTTCTGGCACTTATTATGATTATGCTACTTTGAAATACGATGGGAATGGCAACTTGTTATGGGAAAGAAGGTATAATGGTTTAGGAAATGATAAGGATTATGCTGCTTCTCTTTTTGTTGATAATTTTGGCAATGTCTATGTAACTGGTTATAGTTTAGGTTCTGGCACTTCTTTTGACTATGCGACTTTGAAGTATGATGCAGATGGTAACTTATTATGGGAAAGAAGGTATAATGGGGTAGAAAACGATTCTGATTATGCTACTTCCCTTTTTGTTGATAACGATGGCAATGTCTATGTTACTGGTTTTAGTAAAGGTTCTGGTACTTATTATGATTATGCTACTTTGAAATATGATGCGAATGGCAACTTGTTATGGGAAATTAGGTATAATGGTTCAGGAAATTGGTATGATTCTCCTACCGCTCTTTTTGTTGATAACGATGGCAATGTCTATGTTACTGGTGGTAGTTATGGCTCGAACACCTATTTTGACTATGCGACAATCAAGTATATTCAAAGACCAAGTATAAGCGAAGAGAAAGAAAATAAGATAGAAAAGAAGTTAGCAAAAAAGGGAGATAAAATCTATGATATTTCTGGCAAACTTGTTAAGGAAAAGAAGTTAAAAAAAGGCATCTACTTTAAAGAAACCGAAAAAGAGATGAAAAAGATATTGATTTTAAAATGAAAGGGTGTAAAATTTAATATAGTGGGAAGATTTTTATTTATCCTTTTATCTTTTTTCTCTTTTATAATTGGTGATATAATTAAAGAAGGCTATTTAATAATTGTGCCTGATGAGTTTTATCAGGAGATTCTGCCGCTTGCCCAATGGAAGCGGGAGTTGGGTTATTATGTCTTTGTAAGAAAGAAATCAGAAGTTGGTAATACGAATATCCAAATTAGAGATTATGTAAGAAGTTTTTATGATACCAGTAGTGTTAAATTAAAGTTTTTACTTTTGGGTGGTGCGATAAATAAGATACCGGCTTTTATTATTCAGCAGACGAGTTTGGTTACTGATAATACTTATGGTTGTATTGATAATGATTATATTCCGGAGATTTATGTTGGCAGGTTACCGGCTTCGCAAGCAAGTGAGTTGAGAATAATGGTAGATAAGATTATCTATTATGAAAAAGGTCTTCAACAAGATACCAGTTATTATAAACAGGGTCTGGCTGTAGCAACGACTTATGTTGGTGGTGCTGGCACAAGGGCGGTAAGTGCCTTGGAGACAAAAAGGTGGTGGAGAGATTTACTATTAAATCAAGGCTTTTTAAAGGTAGATACTATCTTTTATGACCTACCACCTTATCCAACAACCGATTCAATAAAGAATGCTATTGAAAGGGGAGTTTTATATATTAATGCTCGTGGTTGGGGAAATTATGAAGGCTGGCATTATCCAAGATTTTATCGGGAAGATGTCTATAATCTAAATAATATAAATAAATTACCAGTTATCTTCTCTTTCTATTGCGGCACAGGAAATTTTAATGCCAATCCTTGTTTAGGTGAAGTATTTTTAAGAGTTGGTAGTCCCAATAATCTTACTGGTGGTGTCTTATTCTTTGGTCCTTCTTATGCGGG belongs to candidate division WOR-3 bacterium and includes:
- a CDS encoding SBBP repeat-containing protein; translation: MKVNNLKFLLLFLLLTFLSLIPNLLFSQVDTAWVRRYDGENDLDWATAIFVDNNGNVYVTGCSCDTLTDLDYTTLKYDSNGNLLWERRYNGPGNGEDVPYVLFVDNQGNVYVTGRSDGSGTYYDYATLKYDANGNLLWERRYNGPENSWDCATSLFVDNYGNVYVTGFSFSSGTYEDYVTLKYDVNGNLLWERRYNGPGNGYDEANALFVDNYGNVYVTGFSYGSGTWYDYATLKYDANGNLLWERRYDTPRNGDDGATSLFVDNFGNVYVTGYSLGSGTYYDYATLKYDGNGNLLWERRYNGLGNDKDYAASLFVDNFGNVYVTGYSLGSGTSFDYATLKYDADGNLLWERRYNGVENDSDYATSLFVDNDGNVYVTGFSKGSGTYYDYATLKYDANGNLLWEIRYNGSGNWYDSPTALFVDNDGNVYVTGGSYGSNTYFDYATIKYIQRPSISEEKENKIEKKLAKKGDKIYDISGKLVKEKKLKKGIYFKETEKEMKKILILK